ataaatcatcaattttattataaattctgttatagaatacatataaaacgtgattctaatatagaatactataaaataaatctattttaagtaatttaacacttaaaatttgattaaaaagtatattttcgaaactgattctacaacagaataattctggatgattattattctgttatagtatcatgttgagatattgcataattttagatgatctttggaataaaaaatttgtataacttcgttttcggtttaataatcaaaatttgaaattatatttcataaaaaatataacagaatatatattatgtatatatttataatggtgtgctacgtaactccatataagagggtatgctatggagtgctaccctatatatcaTAACTAACTAAACTAAATAAAGAGATATGAATCATTCCCAGCCGCCTCTCCTCTCTTCCTCTTCTATTAGGGTTTGTCCTTTTTCGAGTAAATCGAGGGGCTTCCACTGGTtttctccggtggaaagccccaacctTCTCCCAACCTCTTTATTATCTATTGTTACTCtcgttaatttcttttcaataatacccaatcttttgggtgtttgtgtgtctctccACTTGGAGTGTGTGGTtgtgtctctccttttggagtttGTTATGTCTTTGTTTAGTCATAATTGGGTTGATTTCGTGTTGGATCAGTTGAAAacgagtttattgatatttttggtgatctacaaaaactgtatcgaatctgagacggtggtgattattgcaagagctcacctttcacaatcaaagatTATTCATCATTTACgggtttacactttcggcatgtctatagctggtatccggcatgtagatagctggggtgccttcggcaagtctatagctggtatccgacatgtagatagctgtggtGCCACTTCTCCAATCTCGATTTATGCGATTGgtgtttctgaacattgggctatcaatagtttttatgtgatatggtcaattgcgatgttacTGTTTCCAGAGATtttggtgcaatttggatcgcttgggatgtctttgatttcgttCTTAGCttcaagaattattgaattctatacaaatcatctaattgtttttagcatgctatttgttttaccacctggttgtatcgacagttgggggtttgtcccgtattatattcaagttaatgaaatcttcttgcatttgtcaaaaaaataaaaaagaaataaagagaTATGAACTCTTTTCTCAGCCCAACTCACAAATTCTCACATTACAAAAGCCTTCAAAAGCCACACCAGAGCCAACCCAGCTAAATAAAACATCAGCCCACCAGGCCCTCCCATTCATGAGCATTTATTTCACAAATACTTATTACATTAGCATATTCTGTCATTCATATAAAAATCTGGATTTGCAAAATCGCATTCATCTTGACAGTTGATACACATGGTGATAAATTAGAGGCCACGCCTGTCAAATTCATAGAATACATCAATCATTATCAACTAGAGTACACCTTGCAAGAAAATAATACTACTCCTAGATAGTGAAACAAGCAATTCAATACAATACAAATCCTGGATGTAACTGAAGTACTCATTTCATTACAATTTACAAGACTGATTACAGTAATAGCCCCTGCCTTGTTAACTGGCCGGCCAGAACTTACAATAACATTGCACTTAAGTTATATACAAACATGAAacataaccaaagtatggtttaGTTTATATACAGTGAACACTACTAGATAGCATCAAGAATTGTCATATGTAAGGATTGATGTGAGAAGAGTAATCTCTAATGCCAGCACCTTCCCATCCCATCCATTCTTCCCACATATCGTAATCTGGATCAAACATCCCTCTCATAGTTTCATCATCGGACGGAGTACTAGCCCATGTCGGTGTCacttcttcctcttcttgttGCCTTAAACTAGCCATCACCGCATCGTATGCTTCGTTTATTTGGTGGAATTGTACTCCACAGTTGCTTCCTTTGCACACGTCTGGATGATACTGCACCACCAGTTCATTCTCAATTATTTAGTCtcatcactaataaaaaatacaCACATGGATCATATCATCACATATGACTTAACTAATCCTTCTGCATAAAACTGTACATATAATAAAGTCAAACAAGATTAAAGGATACAATATAGATTATCTTTTTGCCTTAACAACATCAAGATCAAAGATCATCTTTGAGCTAAAACTCaaatcaccaaaaaaaaaaatattatatataaattatatcaacaaGACTAAAAACTAAAATCAGTGATCCAAGTATATCATCAAAAGAATATCAAAGCTGTAGATATATACAAGAACAAAGCAACAAGTTAGACAATCTCTCAACAAATTTCTTATGATTGAACAAATCATTTACCTGTAGTGCTAGTTGTCTAAAGGCCTTCTTCACTTCCGATTCAGAAGCCCCTTTATTGATCCTTAGAGTTTTGTAAGGATCTGCGGAGAAAGTAGACACACAGTTAATCTTGAACAGTCTACTTTGATTTCTCTTCTTCCTCGGATCTTTTTTCATaaacaaagaagaagaagagccaCGAGCAGAAACAACTCCACCGAAACTTGCCATTTTTTTGCCTGTGTTATAAACAAATAGACCTCAACAAATTAATAATCTGAATAGATATGGCTAACAGTCTAGCACTATGCGTTATATATATGCATGGGGTGGTGCTTGCTGGTAAGTGGATATATTTGAAATTGAGGTCATTAAAGTAAATGTTGTGTGTTAGTTACGGCAATTGCAGTTGTGTTGTGAcgtattttaatgataaaaaatgaaGAAGAGGGGATAGAAAACAATTATGGAGGGACCAAAGAAGATAAGAATGGAGGCATATTGATGAattgatggcttgatgccaGTAGAAAATAgaatattcataattttatattatttttttagtaatatattatgttaaaaGTTctaaaaaattactccctccgtccctatttatctgtccattttggaagtaaaaatttgtccctatttatctgtccatttatactttcaaaactaatttaatgatagtttttcaaatatatctccataatttcaattttgaaggcttgacttatttaaaacttggttgaattcatgttttcaagacataaagtatgggtattccaccattttcaagatattaattagaggtatttaatgaaaaagttcatacaatcaattattccgtttttttttccaaaatggacagataaaaagggacggagggagtataaaatataaaagatttttttcGTCATTTGAGAAGTAGGAAAGGGCGTAAGGTCCTTATCCTCTGCTTAAAGAAAACTATGACGTATTGTCGGTTTGTGAAGGAAATGATTCTTATCCAGACCTTGACTCATCTATTTCATTATTTATGCATTATTTACTCTCAGTATAAACCACCTCTTATTAAGCTCATATATTCTTCTTAGAAATAGGAGTaaaacattcatattttatttttaaatgatatgttTAAGCATGAACTAAATGATACCAGCTTTGTAATAATGTACAATAGAAATCAATATCATAAAAAAGTTTGAAAACCTTTTATCTGCAAATGAtcatttatgatatattttctaaGAATTTACAACTAGGATTcaaataatatgttaaacaCTATTATATAATaggtcattttatttttaatatgtagtTTTATGCATCTTTGCaacattataaatttatcaaaattttatttacaattcatattatattttcatattttttttaataatgttaTGAGAATtacataataatcattattGTTATTTCAAGTATTATTGGAAAATGTTGTttctattcatttttttttagaaaaaactgTTCCACAGCCgagaattttatttcattttcacAATCTTGGGTATCGGCATCGGATACCTTTATTGAAGTGTTTGGatatttgacttataaattagtataatatttgataattttgtaatttattttaatttaattaagaaataaattattataataaagaacttatattaatatatgtaatattttactacttaaatataaaaaaacacgAAACAGCGGCGAAGTGGTGGAAATATCGTGGTTAGATTTTTATGCTGCAAAGAAGCTGGGAAGCCCCTTTTTCTCGGCTTCTATCTCCTGCCTCCGCTAGTGCATAAAAATAGTACTTCTTTTTCCGGTCAAAAgggattgaaaaaaaatttgacctcataatatttttaaaaattttaaaacttcattaatttcaaaatgagtaaagtgcattttgtgtacaTGCACTTTAAGCGAGACACCATTTGTAATATTGCACTTCTAAAACCACCACATACAATATCAGTTTATCACAATTCATAATCCGATACAGTTTATGCAGTCCCGTCTATAATTCTTAACGTCGTTAACAGAGAAAGGGGTATTTGTGTAATTTCACCTCTTTAATGGTTCTTTTGTGCTTCTTTTTGCTATATAACGATTCTACAGCCTCACGCAACCCTAATTTTCCATCAATTGTCTCATATGCTAGCTTAAAAATCAGGGTTACGTGAGGCTGTAGAATgattttggggggggggggtgttgcAGCTTcgttaaatagcaaaaagaagcACAAAAGAGCCGTTAAAGAGGTGAAATTACACAAATACCCCTTTCTTTGTTAACGGCGTTAGGAATGATAGACGAGACTGCGTAAATTGCATCGGGTTATGAACTGCGATATTGCATGTGGTGGTTTTAGAAGTGCGGTATTGTAAATGGTGTCTCACTTAAAGTGCAGGTACACATAATGCactttactttttaaaaatttaaaaacactcaattgactaaattaaattatatgcaAACACATTTAATAAGTTATAAGTCAAATTCAGTTATCACGAGCGATAGTTAGACCCAggtgtcccgggacaacagaggataaacccaccacttacACTATTAAAAATCTTACGGAATAGAGTATTATATTTCTAGGGTTGCATTATGATTTTTTATgaagattataatttaaaaggtaataattttataagttaatatttttcaGTAATTAAATGTATAATGATTTGTAAAGAAAAGTTGATCAGTTTGTTAGAATTGGAGAAAATATCAGTGAACAAATATaacttaataaattatgaatgcATAACTACAACATGTAAGACTTAcataaatcaataaaataaaaaatatgctcagataaattttgcatattttcaatatattgaaaagaaattaCCTGCAAGTATAGGCCATGAGAAATAAAATCATGTGTTTTTTTGAAAcactttcttcattgtttccTGCATATTCATTTCTTACATTAATATGTTTGAAAAATCACGACAAAGAAATTTGATATACATCTTTATACAGATCAAATTGAACCATGTGGGTATAGGAGTAACAATATGAGACCTGATCTGACAATCTAACAAAAATTCGATTTGTAAAATATGAATTCGGGTTAAAGTTTTTCGGATTCAGGTCGAATACGAAATACAAAATCAATCTGAAAAAATTGGTCATTTTGGGTTGAATTCGGGTCACCCGAAATTACCCAgaaatgaatatataatataaactatatatatttatatcatttttgtAATATCtattagttaaattttataaaatattatttaatttaatgaaaattaaataatttggattaaaatgacatttattattcaaaaataaattaattaataaatattatggtCCGGGTTAGTTTACCCGAGTTAGTGCGGGTCAGGTTCATGTTGGGAATTTTAACTCATGACTTTCAACCCGACTCGAAACCAATCTCATTCCCGATATTACCAGCCTAGGTGGGTATCAACTCATATCTACTTCTTATTGTCATTAGATCTTAATGCGAACCTGATTAATtacatttatttaaaacatgatattttataaagaatcTAATCAATTCAAAATACAAATTGAACCCACAAATATACATAATAGTGAAATCAGAGAAGGACTTACCATGTCGATTAAGATGAATTCACGATGCCAAGCATTTTACTCAGATAACACGAGAGATCGACGAGTAAATAAAGCAGAATAAAGCAGATCAAGTAATATCTAAAAACCGCACAATATATCAATATCGGATTAGATTGTTTTTGTTGCGGGTGGTGCTATTGAGGTTATATTCAATATCTTGAAAGTGATTTTATTGATGGAGAGAGAGAAAAGGCGATGTATTTTATAGATAAAGAAATAAGAAGAGAAAAGGCGATGTATTTTATAGATAAAGAAATAGGAATGAAGGTAAGGGCGGATATCAAGATGGGCCGGGTCAAAATCCAACAGCCTATTGAACAGTTATACATGTCAAGCCctgttatattaaatttagcTCAATACTATATAAATAATCCAAGGGTCCTATTCCATTGCAAACCCTTCATaaactataaattaaaaatttaaataaaaattctatAAATCACATCGGAATATTGCACATATGGTATCTAGttgggagatgaagaaaaattcagtgAAGTTGGATTTCAAAAAAAGGTCATCCATTGAGGGGGAAATTCAAAGGGAAATTCTCAATGATACATTTGTGGTTTTGGCTAGTCTAGATGATACGCAAAATAGTTTTGACTTCCGATTGGTACACTTATACTATTGTACCATTCTATACAATACTCCTCCCGTCAAGTTCTGTTAAACAAATGTTAACTATTCTTAAATTAACTCTAAAATAACatgtaaaactctataaataatatttttac
This genomic window from Daucus carota subsp. sativus chromosome 7, DH1 v3.0, whole genome shotgun sequence contains:
- the LOC108194029 gene encoding chaperone protein dnaJ 8, chloroplastic; amino-acid sequence: MASFGGVVSARGSSSSLFMKKDPRKKRNQSRLFKINCVSTFSADPYKTLRINKGASESEVKKAFRQLALQYHPDVCKGSNCGVQFHQINEAYDAVMASLRQQEEEEVTPTWASTPSDDETMRGMFDPDYDMWEEWMGWEGAGIRDYSSHINPYI